Proteins encoded in a region of the Hypomesus transpacificus isolate Combined female chromosome 17, fHypTra1, whole genome shotgun sequence genome:
- the col1a1a gene encoding collagen, type I, alpha 1a — MFSFVDIRLALLLGATVLVARGQGEDDRAGGSCTLDGQVYNDRDVWKPEPCQICVCDSGTVMCDEVICEDTSDCPNPVIPHDECCPICPDDGFEDQGQVEGPKGDRGAKGDRGLPGLPGNDGIPGQPGLPGPPGPPGPPGLGGNFSPQMSGGFDEKSGAMPVPGPMGPLGPRGPPGSPGASGPQGFTGPPGEPGEAGASGPMGPRGAAGPPGKNGEDGESGKPGRGGERGPSGPQGARGFPGTPGLPGIKGHRGFSGLDGAKGDGGPAGPKGEGGSPGENGTPGAMGPRGLPGERGRAGPNGAAGARGNDGAAGAAGPPGPTGPSGPAGFPGGPGAKGEVGAQGARGSEGPQGSRGEAGNPGPAGAAGPSGNNGADGNPGGKGAPGAAGIAGAPGFPGPRGPPGASGAGGAPGPKGNTGEVGAPGAKGEAGAKGEGGAPGVQGPPGAAGEEGKRGARGEPGGAGGRGAPGERGAPGSRGFPGADGAGGPKGATGERGSPGVVGAKGSTGEPGRNGEAGMPGSKGMTGSPGSPGPDGKTGPVGASGQDGRPGPPGPVGARGQPGVMGFPGPKGTAGEGGKPGERGVMGPTGAVGAPGKDGDVGAPGAPGPAGPAGERGEQGAGGPAGFQGLPGPQGAIGESGKPGEQGLPGEGGAPGPAGSRGDRGFPGERGAPGPAGPAGARGSPGSAGNDGAKGEAGAAGAPGAQGPPGLQGMPGERGAAGLPGLKGDRGDQGGKGADGAPGKDGIRGMTGPIGPPGPGGAPGDKGEGGPAGAVGPTGARGAPGERGEAGASGPAGFAGPPGADGQPGAKGESGDNGAKGETGAPGPAGATGPAGPQGPVGNTGAKGARGAAGPPGATGFPGAAGRVGPPGPSGNSGPPGPSGPSGKEGQKGNRGETGPAGRPGEVGASGPPGAQGEKGNPGGEGAPGSAGIPGPHGIAGQRGIVGLPGQRGERGFPGLAGVSGEPGKQGPGGPSGERGPPGPMGPPGLAGAPGEAGREGGPGNEGAAGRDGAAGPKGDRGESGVAGASGAPGPPGAPGPVGPAGKSGDRGESGPAGPAGIAGPAGPRGPAGSAGGRGDKGETGEAGERGMKGHRGFTGMQGPPGPAGPSGEQGPAGSSGPAGPRGPSGSAGAGGKDGMSGLPGPTGPPGPRGRSGEMGPAGPTGPPGPPGPPGPPGGGFDMGFISQPAQEKAPDPFRMFRADDANVMRDRDLEVDSTLKSLSQQIENIRSPDGTRKNPARTCRDLKMCHPDWKSGQYWIDPDQGCTQDAIKVYCNMETGETCVNPSQADVPKKSWYASKNIKEKKHVWFGEAMTDGFQFEYGSEGSKPEDVNIQLTFLRLMATEASQNITYHCKNSIAYMDQASGNLKKALLLQGSNEIEIRAEGNSRFTYSVTEDGCTSHTGAWGKTVIDYKTTKTARLPIIDIAPMDVGAPNQEFGIEVGPVCFL; from the exons ATGTTCAGCTTTGTGGATATTCGGTTAGCGCTGTTGCTCGGCGCAACAGTGCTTGTGGCAAGAGGACAAGGCGAGGACGATC GCGCCGGCGGCAGCTGTACGTTGGACGGTCAGGTCTACAACGATAGAGATGTCTGGAAACCAGAGCCATGCCAAATCTGCGTCTGTGACAGCGGCACCGTCATGTGCGACGAGGTTATCTGCGAGGACACATCTGACTGCCCCAATCCAGTGATCCCCCACGACGAATGCTGCCCCATCTGCCCCGATGATG GCTTCGAGGATCAAGGACAAGTTgag GGACCCAAGGGAGACCGCGGAGCCAAGGGAGACAGA GGTCTTCCTGGTTTGCCCGGTAACGATGGAATCCCCGGCCAGCCTGGCCTGCCTGGACCCCcaggcccccctggccccccaggcCTTGGCGGA AACTTTTCTCCTCAGATGTCTGGTGGTTTTGATGAGAAGTCTGGTGCCATGCCTGTGCCAGGCCCAATG GGTCCCCTGGGTCCCCGTGGCCCTCCTGGATCTCCTGGTGCTAGC GGACCTCAAGGTTTTACGGGTCCCCCAGGTGAGCCTGGAGAGGCTGGTGCTTCT GGTCCCATGGGTCCTCGTGGAGCTGCTGGACCACCAGGGAAGAACGGAGAGGAT GGTGAGTCTGGCAAGCCTGGTCGTGGAGGCGAGCGCGGACCCTCCGGCCCTCAG GGAGCTCGTGGATTCCCCGGAACCCCCGGTCTGCCCGGCATCAAGGGACACAGA ggaTTCAGCGGTCTGGATGGAGCCAAGGGAGACGGTGGCCCCGCTGGTCCCAAG GGAGAGGGTGGTTCACCTGGTGAGAACGGAACTCCCGGAGCCATG GGTCCCCGTGGTCTTCCTGGTGAGAGAGGCCGTGCCGGTCCCAACGGAGCTGCT ggtGCCCGTGGTAATGatggtgctgctggtgctgccgGACCCCCT GGCCCCACCGGTCCTTCAGGTCCCGCTGGATTCCCCGGTGGCCCCGGAGCCAAG GGAGAGGTTGGTGCCCAGGGTGCCCGTGGCTCCGAGGGGCCCCAGGGATCCCGTGGAGAGGCTGGGAACCCCGGACCAGCTGGCGCTGCTGGACCTTCC GGTAACAACGGAGCCGATGGAAATCCTGGTGGCAAGGGTGCCCCT GGTGCTGCTGGTATTGCTGGAGCCCCCGGCTTCCCCGGCCCCCGTGGCCCCCCCGGAGCttcaggagctggaggagcccCCGGCCCCAAGGGAAACACT GGTGAGGTTGGTGCCCCCGGTGCCAAGGGTGAGGCTGGAGCCAAGGGAGAGGGT GGTGCCCCAGGAGTGCAGGGACCCCCCGGcgctgcaggagaggagggcaagaGAGGTGCCCGTGGAGAGCCCGGCGGTGCTGGTGGCCGAGGAGCCCCCGGAGAGCGC GGTGCCCCTGGTAGCCGTGGTTTCCCTGGTGCTGATGGAGCTGGTGGCCCCAAA GGTGCCACTGGTGAGCGTGGATCTCCCGGCGTGGTCGGAGCCAAGGGCTCAACCGGTGAGCCTGGTCGCAACGGAGAGGCTGGCATGCCTGGATCTAAG gGTATGACTGGTAGCCCTGGCAGCCCTGGACCTGATGGCAAGACTGGACCTGTT GGTGCATCTGGTCAAGATGGCCGCCCCGGACCCCCAGGCCCCGTCGGAGCCAGAGGCCAGCCCGGAGTCATGGGATTCCCCGGACCCAAGGGAACCGCT GGTGAGGGAGgcaagcctggagagagaggagtgatggGACCCACCGGCGCTGTT GGTGCCCCTGGGAAAGACGGCGACGTCGGCGCTCCTGGTGCCCCCGGACCTGCC GGAcccgctggagagagaggagagcagggagctgGTGGCCCCGCCGGATTCCAG GGTCTCCCCGGACCCCAAGGAGCCATCGGAGAGTCTGGAAAACCCGGAGAGCAG GGTCTGCCCGGCGAAGGTGGTGCCCCCGGACCTGCTGGATCCAGA ggcGACAGAGGTTTCCCCGGTGAGCGTGGAGCCCCTGGCCCAGCTGGACCCGCCGGTGCCCGCGGATCTCCCGGCTCTGCCGGAAACGACGGAGCCAAG ggcgaggctggtgctgctggtgcaCCCGGAGCCCAGGGACCCCCTGGTCTGCAGGGCATGCCTGGTGAACGCGGAGCCGCTGGCCTGCCCGGACTCAAGGGAGACAGA GGAGACCAAGGCGGCAAGGGTGCTGATGGTGCCCCTGGTAAGGATGGCATCCGAGGCATGACCGGCCCCATCGGACCCCCCGGCCCCGGTGGAGCTCCAggagacaagggagagggaggccctgCCGGCGCAGTGGGCCCTACTGGTGCTCGTGGTGCCCCT gGTGAGCGTGGTGAGGCTGGTGCTTCTGGACCCGCTGGATTCGCTGGACCAccc ggcgCTGACGGCCAGCCCGGTGCTAAGGGAGAGAGCGGAGATAACGGTGCTAAGGGCGAGACTGGGGCCCCCGGCCCCGCTGGTGCTACTGGACCCGCTGGACCACAG GGACCCGTTGGAAACACCGGAGCCAAGGGAGCACGCGGTGCCGCCGGACCCCCT GGTGCAACTGGTTTCCCCGGTGCTGCTGGCCGAGTTGGACCTCCTGGCCCATCT ggcaACAGcggacccccaggaccctccGGACCCTCCGGCAAGGAGGGCCAGAAGGGTAACCGCGGAGAGACCGGTCCCGCCGGCCGCCCCGGTGAGGTCGGAGCTTCAGGACCCCCAGGCGCCCAGGGAGAGAAGGGTAACcccggaggagagggggctcct GGCTCCGCTGGTATCCCCGGCCCACACGGTATCGCCGGCCAGCGTGGTATCGTCGGTCTGCccggacagagaggagagcgcgGATTCCCAGGCCTCGCCGGAGTCTCC ggAGAGCCAGGGAAGCAGGGACCCGGAGGTCCATCAGGCGAGCGTGGCCCCCCAGGCCCCATGGGACCCCCTGGACTGGCCGGAGCCCCTGGAGAGGCGGGACGCGAG GGAGGCCCCGGTAACGAGGGAGCTGCCGGTCGCGACGGTGCTGCTGGACCCAAG ggagaccGTGGTGAGAGTGGCGTTGCTGGTGCTTCCGGTGCCCCTGGACCCCCTGGTGCCCCCGGCCCCGTCGGCCCCGCTGGAAAGTCTGGTGACCGTGGAGAGTCT ggtccTGCCGGCCCTGCTGGCATCGCTGGTCCTGCTGGTCCTCGTGGCCCTGCC GGATCTGCTGGAGGCCGTGGAGACAAGGGAGAGACCGgcgaggctggagagagaggcatgaaGGGACACCGTGGATTCACCGGCATGCAGGGACCACCCGGACCCGCT GGACCCTCCGGAGAGCAAGGACCCGCTGGATCCTCCGGCCCTGCTGGACCCAGA GGACCTTCTGGTTCTGCTGGAGCCGGTGGTAAGGATGGGATGAGCGGTCTGCCCGGCCCAACCGGACCCCCTGGACCCCGTGGTCGCAGTGGAGAGATGGGACCTGCC GGACCCACCGGCCCCCCCGGACCCCCAGGACCTCCCGGCCCCCCCGGAGGCGGATTCGACATGGGCTTCATCTCTCAGCCCGCCCAGGAGAAGGCCCCCGATCCCTTCCGCATGTTCCGCGCCGACGACGCCAACGTGATGCGCGACCGCGACCTGGAGGTGGACTCCACCCTGAAGAGCCTGAGCCAGCAGATCGAGAACATCCGCAGCCCCGACGGCACCAGGAAGAACCCCGCCCGCACCTGCCGCGACCTCAAGATGTGCCACCCCGACTGGAAGAGCG GTCAGTACTGGATCGACCCCGACCAGGGCTGCACACAGGACGCCATCAAGGTCTACTGCAACATGGAGACTGGAGAGACGTGCGTCAACCCAAGCCAGGCTGATGTCCCCAAGAAGAGCTGGTACGCCAGCAAGAACATCAAGGAGAAGAAGCACGTGTGGTTCGGAGAGGCCATGACCGACGGCTTCCAG TTTGAGTACGGCAGCGAAGGCTCCAAGCCTGAGGATGTCAACATCCAGCTGACCTTCCTGCGCCTGATGGCCACCGAGGCCAGCCAGAACATCACCTACCACTGCAAGAACAGCATCGCCTACATGGACCAGGCCAGCGGCAACCTGAAGAAGGCTCTGCTGCTGCAAGGCTCCAACGAGATCGAGATCCGGGCCGAGGGCAACAGCCGCTTCACCTACAGCGTCACCGAGGACGGCTGCACG TCGCACACTGGTGCATGGGGCAAGACAGTCATCGACTACAAGACAACGAAAACAGCTCGTCTCCCAATTATTGACATCGCTCCTATGGACGTTGGTGCTCCCAACCAGGAATTTGGCATCGAAGTTGGCCCTGTCTGCTTCTTGTAA